One Setaria viridis chromosome 3, Setaria_viridis_v4.0, whole genome shotgun sequence DNA window includes the following coding sequences:
- the LOC140220100 gene encoding putative disease resistance RPP13-like protein 2, with amino-acid sequence MESFAPYLTATNILQQIIQQLTDDDKNCPKEKALEMLKVVLGEKKYLLVIDGEVSGTEWKNILTSLPAGARGSRIVHITQGKPEEPPSSYRHLSIQVKKLKEEDIMELFIKRLPKEMQDENFIKHHREIICKITQGLPLAVVLLSGLVQTKEFPVEWEKVFDYLKSKQSNRLDSMLSVCFDDLPHELKCCFLYFAALPTNTTIEARNLVCMWIAEGFIRSKGGKSMEKIGYIYLNELINRNLVNPVKMDDDSSFGSMFVTIQNKVHEFLQIEAHEASFVEVHSGDDIPTLTSARRLSLQNYTEKYAVLAHPLPKLRSIFSQYEQEPKGPDHGRRSKRSPTYHVFHLSQRRVVSSMRKKDIRSHIKELFHGSEYLRVINLQGIDIGEKLTNAIGNVVHLQYLGITSCSVTKIPSSIGRLTSLQTLDVRETNVRKLPRAFWMIKTLRHVFGFALELPKQIGNLRQLHTLDSIDLKVFEQALNETLGEMIHLEFLSIWHISHDNVVDLPGALDNLESLRTLILHGIIPSSVFTTSSLRRLKFMFLNGDLPYSYYKDDDKHVFFLPNLIMLSLEGTNITQEFISKLSELHSLATLVLYPGSYKDKELVFSSLRFPRLRKIKIIDVQVLEKVKIEVSVLPKLKELEIHSHHTGHYYEIDMGDDEHGQIMRIMVDLKKEDAVNKEMLLPLDG; translated from the coding sequence ATGGAGAGCTTTGCTCCTTATTTAACTGCTACCAACATCCTACAACAAATTATTCAGCAACTAACAGATGATGACAAGAATTGCCCTAAAGAAAAAGCCCTAGAAATGTTGAAAGTTGTATTGGGAGAAAAGAAGTACTTACTGGTGATAGATGGTGAAGTTAGCGGTACTGAATGGAAGAACATTCTTACTAGCCTTCCAGCAGGTGCAAGAGGAAGTAGAATAGTGCACATTACACAAGGTAAACCAGAAGAGCCACCAAGCAGCTATCGTCATTTGTCCATTCAGGTAAAGAAACTTAAAGAAGAAGACATCATGGAATTGTTCATAAAGAGGCTACCTAAGGAAATGCAGGATGAAAACTTCATAAAACACCACCGTGAAATTATTTGTAAAATCACTCAAGGGTTGCCATTGGCAGTAGTTCTTTTGTCAGGTCTTGTGCAAACTAAGGAGTTCCCTGTTGAGTGGGAGAAGGTTTTTGACTACCTTAAGTCAAAGCAGTCAAATAGGCTTGACAGTATGTTGTCCGTTTGCTTCGACGATCTTCCACATGAACTAAAATGTTGCTTCCTATACTTTGCTGCATTGCCAACCAACACAACAATTGAGGCACGCAACTTAGTGTGTATGTGGATTGCAGAGGGATTCATAAGGTCAAAAGGTGGAAAGTCGATGGAGAAGATTGGCTATATCTACCTAAATGAGTTGATTAATAGGAATCTTGTCAATCCAGTGAAAATGGACGATGATTCTAGTTTTGGGAGTATGTTTGTCACAATCCAAAACAAAGTTCATGAGTTTTTGCAGATTGAAGCACATGAAGCAAGCTTCGTGGAGGTCCATAGTGGTGATGATATCCCTACATTAACAAGTGCCCGTCGCCTCTCTCTACAGAACTACACTGAGAAATATGCTGTCCTGGCACATCCATTACCAAAGCTACGATCTATCTTTTCTCAGTATGAACAAGAGCCTAAAGGTCCTGATCATGGTCGTAGGTCCAAAAGAAGCCCAACTTATCATGTGTTTCATCTATCTCAACGAAGGGTAGTAAGCTCTATGAGAAAGAAAGACATTAGATCTCACATAAAAGAGTTGTTTCATGGATCTGAATACCTCCGTGTCATCAATCTGCAGGGGATTGACATCGGAGAAAAATTGACAAATGCAATAGGCAATGTTGTCCACTTGCAGTACCTTGGCATCACATCATGTTCAGTGACAAAGATCCCATCATCTATCGGAAGGCTCACTAGCCTTCAAACATTGGATGTCAGGGAAACTAATGTCCGAAAGCTCCCAAGGGCTTTCTGGATGATAAAGACCCTAAGGCATGTGTTTGGGTTTGCCCTGGAATTGCCTAAGCAAATTGGCAACTTGAGGCAGCTACATACACTTGACTCCATAGATCTTAAAGTTTTTGAGCAGGCCTTAAATGAGACGCTTGGAGAGATGATCCATCTTGAGTTCTTGTCTATTTGGCATATCTCACATGACAATGTGGTGGATTTACCTGGTGCTCTTGATAACCTTGAGAGCCTTAGGACGCTCATATTGCATGGGATTATACCTTCAAGTGTCTTCACCACCTCTTCCCTTCGCCGCCTCAAATTCATGTTTCTAAATGGGGACCTACCATATTCATATTACAAAGATGATGATAAGCATGTGTTTTTCCTACCTAATCTCATCATGCTTTCGTTGGAGGgaacaaatatcacacaagaGTTCATTAGCAAGCTATCTGAGCTGCACTCTCTTGCCACCCTTGTGTTGTATCCTGGCTCGTACAAGGACAAGGAACTTGTATTCTCTTCACTCAGATTTCCACGTCTGAGGAAAATCAAGATTATTGATGTGCAAGTATTGGAAAAGGTCAAAATTGAGGTGAGCGTGCTTCCCAAGCTCAAAGAACTGGAAATTCACTCCCACCACACAGGTCATTATTATGAAATTGATATGGGTGATGATgaacatggtcaaatcatgaggATCATGGTAGACCTCAAGAAAGAAGATGCTGTTAATAAAGAAATGTTGCTACCACTGGATGGTTGA